A section of the Oryza sativa Japonica Group chromosome 1, ASM3414082v1 genome encodes:
- the LOC4327391 gene encoding large ribosomal subunit protein eL36x codes for MAPPQPKSGLFVGINKGHVVTKRELPPRPSDRKGKSTKRVNFVRGLIREVVGFAPYEKRITELLKVGKDKRALKVAKRKLGTHKRAKKKREEMAGVIRKMRSAGTTDKKK; via the exons atggcgccgccgcagcccaaGTCGGGGCTCTTCGTCGGCATCAACAAGGGCCACGTCGTCACCAAGCGCGAGCTGCCACCTCGCCCGTCCGACCGCAAGGGG AAAAGTACCAAGAGAGTGAATTTTGTCAGGGGCTTGATTAGGGAGGTTGTGGGATTTGCTCCATATGAGAAACGAATCACTGAGCTTCTGAAGGTTGGAAAGGACAAGCGTGCACTGAAGGTCGCTAAGAGAAAGCTCGGTACCCACAAGAGAgcaaagaagaagagagaggagatggcGGGTGTCATCAGGAAGATGAG GTCTGCTGGTACTACTGACAAGAAGAAATAG